The following coding sequences lie in one Lolium perenne isolate Kyuss_39 chromosome 2, Kyuss_2.0, whole genome shotgun sequence genomic window:
- the LOC127322122 gene encoding uncharacterized protein has product MDESQVQEGVDPKTACRLEILVNSYFSIIDGKKVYSKGRTVSWVVDYEKYALIDLRKDIAPYFTWASDQKANFWVVDSKQHMKCRLDTDSQLLELLKASQVVKLFMVVGAWEEGHVETNVAEEDMSAATKVVEEEIKVEGFAWAEVPTYGETTAGPPMAEEEEKEHFMTFGCDPHGDEPAGADEEWRYFKKGRHGGMRLTLRKENVVVDNGRCPENHALMLYTWLAKLGN; this is encoded by the exons ATGGATGAATCTCAAGTTCAAGAAGG AGTTGATCCAAAAACTGCTTGTAGATTAGAGATCCTTGTCAACTCATACTTCAGTATTATAGATGGCAAAAAGGTTTATAGTAAGGGCAGGACTGTAAGCTGGGTTGTCGATTATGAAAAGTATGCACTGATTGATCTGCGCAAGGATATTGCTCCATACTTCACATGGGCCAGCGACCAAAAGGCAAACTTTTGGGTTGTTGATTCAAAGCAGCATATGAAATGCAGGTTAGATACTGACAGTCAACTTCTTGAATTGCTAAAGGCATCGCAAGTGGTTAAGTTGTTCATGGTAGTGGGTGCATGGGAGGAGggccatgttgagaccaatgttgCCGAGGAGGACATGAGTGCTGCTACCAAGGTGGTTGAGGAGGAGATCAAAGTTGAGGGGTTTGCATGGGCAGAAGTACCAACATATGGAGAAACAACCGCAGGGCCACCAATGgctgaagaggaagaaaaagaaCACTTCATGACTTTTGGGTGTGATCCTCATGGAGATGAACCAGCTGGAGCAGATGAAGAGTGGAGGTACTTCAAAAAGGGAAGACATGGAGGTATGCGGTTGACCTTGAGAAAAGAGAATGTGGTTGTGGACAATGGGAGGTGTCCGGAAAACCATGCCCTCATGCTATATACTTGGTTGGCAAAGTTAGGCAACTAA
- the LOC127321953 gene encoding low molecular mass early light-inducible protein HV90, chloroplastic-like, whose amino-acid sequence MANMMAITSFTGAVVVIQGAGGRFAARSPALALRRRAVAVRAQADEPSTPPPNKPKASTSIWDALAFSGPAPERINGRLAMVGFVTALAVEAGRGDGLLSQLGSGTGQAWFAYTVAVLSVASLVPLLQGESAEGKAGAVMNANAELWNGRFAMLGLVALAATEIITGAPFIST is encoded by the coding sequence ATGGCGAACATGATGGCCATCACCTCGTTCACCGGTGCCGTCGTCGTGATTCAGGGAGCAGGCGGCCGCTTCGCTGCCCGCTCCCCGGCTCTGGCGCTGCGCCGACGCGCCGTCGCCGTCAGGGCCCAAGCCGACGAGCCGAGCACGCCACCACCAAACAAGCCCAAGGCGAGCACCTCGATCTGGGACGCGCTGGCATTCAGCGGCCCCGCGCCGGAGCGTATCAACGGGCGCCTCGCTATGGTGGGTTTCGTGACGGCGCTGGCCGTCGAGGCGGGGCGCGGCGACGGTCTCCTTTCGCAGCTCGGCAGCGGCACCGGGCAGGCGTGGTTCGCCTACACCGTGGCGGTGCTGTCCGTGGCGTCGCTCGTGCCGTTGCTCCAAGGTGAGAGCGCCGAGGGCAAGGCTGGGGCCGTCATGAACGCCAACGCAGAGCTCTGGAACGGCCGCTTCGCCATGCTCGGACTTGTCGCGCTCGCCGCAACCGAGATCATCACGGGCGCGCCATTCATTAGCACTTAA